AATCCTTCCAGACAAAAGGCTCTGGCATGCTATGCATACTGCCTTTCTCAGCACACAGAGGGAGATaagccctatttttaaaataaaatcttatttgagAGTGCATGCACCattggtggggaggagcagaaataGAGggagactccctgccgagcacaAAGTCCCACATgggtcaagatcccaggatcatgacctgagctgaagtcagatgtttaaccaactgagtcacccaggggtcccagaaaTGAGCCCTGTTTTAAGGACTGCATGTTGTTCTTTTGAATGTATGATTTATTTAACTACACAGAACTTTTAggtgttttccagtttttctgcAACTATGTGCATGAATGTTTCCAAGTCTTAGGATAGATTCTTATTCCTGTAAAGAATTACTGAGACAAATTTTTGAGACAAACttaattttgatacattttatcaaactgctttccaaaaagTAAACAGTTGACCTTGTCACCGTCAGGGTAGGAACCCTCTTTTCACCCTTGCCATTTAGGGTATAATTCTTCATCCTCGGAATTCTATGAGTTAAAAGGAGGTATTTCACTTAAATGTACTCTTTGACATTTGTATTCCAGATCATATCCTCCCTGTTGATTCTAAAGAGTTCCTTGCGTATGGGCAGTTGGCTTCTTGATAATAGGTTGCAACTTTGGCTTTTAGTAGGTTTCCTAATTTGTTCACTGTTTGTAGTTTTTATGTAAGCACATCAGATTTCTGCTGTACAGCTGTAAAGACATATGTCTTTAATCAATTGCATACAGTACATATGATGTGGAAGAATGGAGCATTCGAGCAAAGATCAGATCAGGTCTTAGCTCCGTGCTTGTAGAGTGGCCCTACGCTTGTACCCAAGGTACACTTGTACACCTACATCACGTGGTTAGAGTGCTTGGCTGTGCTGAGCCCAGGGGTTTGGGAGGGCTCCGCAGATCTAGTGGCGTGTGGGAGGGGGGCTTTCTGGCGCCCAGAGCAGCctctccagccctgcctgccttGCCTGCAGCTCATGATGGAGCAGTCCAAGAAGTCCTCGCTCATGGTGGCCCGCAGCATCCTCAACAACAAAATCATCAGCAAGAAGCTGGAGCGCTATCTGAAGGTGAGgtgccccggcccccggcccccggcctccGGCTCCCGCGGGCCCTCGCTCCCTTCAGTGTCCGCTTCCCTCCCCACAGGGTGAGAACCCGTTCACCGATAGCCCCGAGGAAGAGAAGGAACAGGAGGAGGCCGAGGGCGGCCCCCTGGACGAGGGCGCGCTGGTCGAAGCGGCAGGGGGCGCGGAGGGTGCAGAGGGCGCGCCGGCGCAGCCCCCCGTGCCCCCGGAGCCGGCCCCCGGGGCCGCGTctccgccaccgccaccgccccccgaggaggaggaggaggaggccgtgCCCCTGCTGGGCGGGGCGCTTCAGCGCCAGATCCGCGGTATCCCGGGCCTCGACGTGGAGGCCGACGACGACGAGGAGGAGGGTGGCGGGGGCGCACCGTAACCCGGGCCCCGGGCGGGCAGGACCCGCGTGCCCAAGGCTGGAAGCTGAGCCTAATAAAGCTCTTCCCGTCCCATCTCTTTCTCCTTCGTTTGTTGGTATGCGGCACCATCGGCATAGGAAGGAATGGCGTGCGCCTgcgcgcggggcccgggggagggtgggggtgcgCCTGCGCACTGGCGgcgggaaggaagagggaagcgCCTGCGCGCAGTAAGACTGCGTGATCGGACCAAAACTCCCAAGATGCTGTAAAAGCTGAGCCCAAGCAACCGGAAGGCCCGCTGGGGCGACAGGGGCGGGTGCGCAGTGAAAGCCAGCCAATGGTGGGGCGCGGGGGGAGTGACGTATGCTCCTGGTCTTCCAGTAGCGGACGGCGGAAGGTGTGTTGAGCGCATGCGTCCTGTGGCAGCCTAGAAAAAGGGGCTGCTGGCGGGCCGAGCTGAAGACATGGAGCAGGGCTACGGAGGTTCGTGTGGGTGCCTCGGTGCGGGGTGGGGCGGACAGGCGCTGCTCAGGCGACGCAGCCGCTGGTGCGTACAAGGCTGCAGGCCGAGGCCTACAGCGGAGCGCGGTTACTCCAACCCGGCCGAGCGGAGAGGAGGCCGGGGCGCGCGCGCGCTGCTCATTGGACCTCGGCGCCGTCGCTCCCGGGGCGCTGCGTGCGGATTGGCCGGCGAGGCTTGGGGAGGCGGGCGGGGTTTGGCGGGCAGACGCTGCGGCGGGCTTCGGGGGGCGCCTCGGGCTGTCCCGGCCGTTTCTACCTCTCGGCCGCGGCGAGGCTGGGCCAGTGGACCCCGCCGCCCGGAGGCCCGCCTTCCCCTTTGGAAGGCCACAAAATGGCGGCGCCCGGGGGCGGAGCCACGGCGAAAGCTCGTGGGGCGCGGGGTCCGCGGCTGGGGCCGAGGGAGTTGGGCTGCCTGTCCCCGGGCTGTGGGGCTCGGCGGGGCCCCGCGCGGTGCACGTGGTCCGTCGCGCCGGTCCTGGAAGCCGTCCCTCCCCGCCAGCCCCGCGATGCAGCGCCGGGGAGCTGAGCGCGGCCGCTGCAGGGGTCAGTCGCGGCGGGCTCCTGCCCTGTGCGTGACCCAGGACTTCGGGGGTCAGGTGTTGGGCGTCTTCGTGCAGAGTCGGAGTCCTGACGTGCGCTGCGGCGGTGCCCTGGAGGTGGCTGGGGGCTGCGAAAGGGAGAATATGCCCCcttccccacttgggcctcaggGCCTGCGGCAGGAGGGAGCTTCTCGAGCGACCTGGGCTCGGTGTCCGGAACCTGAGATTCTTAGCAGGCGTTTGCTCTGTGCTGGAAGCCAAGTTTGCCCGCTGGGAACTGTCGAAGTTTGGAATACGTGGGGGGCAGGGCTTGAGCGGGTGCAGTCCTTTTCCGAGTATATGAGGTTGGAGAAACAAGCAGTAACATTTTGCTACAACGGCTGGAGAAGGCACCAGTCTTGAAAGGTGGCAGTGTTAGGATCCGGCACCTGGAATTGCAAGAGAGGTCCTGGCACCGTGTGCTTGGGTGTCTCCAGGGCCCTGGGTTGCCCAAGCAACCCTAGCTTTCTCGGCCTTTTTTCAGTTCAGCTGGGTCTTAGGATTCTTCGCCGACTTCCCACCAGATCTTTCAGCCAGTCATCTGGCCCCCTGCACACCCTGAGCATGAAGAGGTTTTATTCCCCTCACTTCTGATCTGCCAAAACCCTTCAGGCTCAGTTTAAATGGTGGGGCCTCCCTGAATCCTCCTAATCGCTTTTCCGCCTAGAGTTACTTCTCAAGACTTACTGAACCTTGACGGTTGTTCTCCGGCTGTAGGAGGCATGTAGATCTGATCTGAGGGCACATCCCGGTTCTTCCATTCTCCAGCTCTATGATCATGGGCAGGTGACAGCTTCTTGAGCCTCTGGGTACAAAGGGGTAAACGTTACCCATCTGAAGAGGTGTTATGAGCTTACGTGATTAGCCAACGCTTGCTCAGACCAGTGCCTCGTAGTTGGTCACGCGTCTTTGGTTACTTGTCACTGCTCTTCCTGTCGTACACATGTCGTGTAGCATGGGGAGACTAGCCTGCAGAGGGCAAatttcagcaaatttcaagtaccCTAACGGCTAAGCCTGAGCTCTCCCATCTCTAAATGGCCCTCAGGGACACCAGCATGTGCTCAGTTCCTGTCATGTGTTGGCACACACTAGGCACTTAGCTAGTGGCTCAGGTTGTTCTAGTAAGAGAGGTATTCCTGTTCCAAAAAGTTGGATCATCGACAGTTATGGATAGCTACCTATGCCCACTTCTGTTTGAGGTTCCAGGGACACAGAAGTGAAGAGGGACGACATGGGAGTCCTCAGAGGCAAGAGGAACCACCACAGAGAGGAGTGCAGCCCCAATATGTTAGGCCAGGCTGAAGCCCTGGGACTTGAAGGCCCAGGGGAGCATTGGATGGTCCAAAGTCACAGAGAAGTGAGGCCTAGAGAGGCACTGTTGTTTCCAAATTCTGAACTTTGTTCTTGGTTACAGGGGACTTATGGCTGCTAGGTGAGCCAAACGGGGGGTGGAGGCACAACTGTGTCTTACTACTGGGCTAGCTGTCAGcttgtcctgtgtcctcctgagTTGCAGATTGAGGCTTTGGCCGAGGTTCCTCATCCGGCTACCAGCAGAGCAGGCACCAAAGCCTATTCCCCCCAACTCTTTTCTGCTTTGACCTCAGACAGATAGGTGGAATGTGGTAATGCAATCAACTAGCTGTGGAGGACTTTTAGAGGGACAGTACTGTGGTTATGCCCTCTTCCTATGAGGCTGGCACCAAACTCTTCTTCAAGGCAAGCACTTTAGGCTTCTCAGAGCACCTCAGAAGCACCCGTTGTCTGGCGTGACAAGTAGGATCCTAACTCACAGGTCTTCTCTTTACAGGCTATGGGGCATGGAGTGCTGGACCCACCAACACCCAAGGTAAGACCTTACGGGGAGGCATGGATTGCATCCCAACACTAGCATGATTGTAACCTGGTGGGGGGCTGACGGGAGGACTGGGGCTAGCCCATGGATCCAGAgaccttttctgtaaaggactaCACAGtactttttttctggctttgggGGGCTTTCTGACTGGCTCCCCTGCAGTGCAAGTTACAGATGTTTATGAAAAAATGGGTGTGAAGGTGTGGCAGTAATATTATTTAAGGACCCTGAAATTTGCATACaatataatttttgtatgtgacagcttttattttaggaattttggTTATTCTAAGTAAATAACCAAGgatataataaaagttttttcttattattaacatcttgcctCAGTACATTTATTGTCAGTAGCAAGTCAGTGTCgatatgttgtcttttttttttttttttttaagattttatttatttatgagagacacgagagaaaggcagagacacaggcagagggagaagcaggctccatgcagagcctgatgtgggacttgatcccaggaacccaggatcacaccctgagccaaaggcagccactcaaccactgaaccacccaggcgtccccattgtTGTTAATTATAATCCAGAGTTAGTCATCACTGGTTGCACAGTTGTGAGTTCTGATATATGAATGATGCGTTTCCTTTCAAAATCcatgtcatgaaatattcttttgatccccctgcccccaaccatttaaaaaagtaaaaaaccattttttttagcTTGCCGGCCATACAGAAACAGGCAGTGGGCTAGATTTGGCATGGGGGCCTATTTGCCGGCCCTGCTCTGGAATCTAGATCACGATGATCGGTATGTTTGAAGGACCAAAATGTCCTCTCCCCAGTGGTGAGGCTTTTCTGCTTTTTGCCAGCATTTATTCCAGGGGATGGGATGAGGGCTGTCTTTGTTTTCTGAGCTGGGAACTTGCCACTAGCACCATTAGGGGTGGTGGAGTCACTTTTTCACCCGTCACTTAAGTTTTCCAGGAGGAGGCCCTCCATGTCACTAAGGTACATAAGGTACATAAAGGGACATAATGTCCCTTTGCTCAGTTGAGTTAGGGACATGATTTTCCACTGATGCATGGTCTGTTTTAGTGGTGCCCAGACTCCAGCTACTGGTAAGAACTGGCACTTTTGAAGGGCTCTGCCAGGGGATCTGGCCTCTTGGCTGGTGGCCCTCACCGGCCGTTTCCTGGGAACGCTGCAGCATCCTTTCTGCTTGTCGTGTTGGGGGAGATCAGGCTTGCCTACAAGAGAAGTCTTGGTTATGCTTAGCTGAGTGCTCTTTAGGAAATGAGTTTTACAGCTAGTGGGTCTCAGCCATTCCTGGCCTTAATGGACAACCAGGGGTGCATCCCACAACAGCCCTGGACCTGTGGATAGTAGAATGAGGTGACAATTGTCATAGGCTGTTTCAGGTACTTTCACTCAGTATGCAAAGCTCTTGTGTGTTTTGTTTCCCTAAGGTGCCTATGGAACTGGTGTGGCCAGCTGGCAAGGTAGGCCCTCTGGGTGTCTGTGGGTGGGCAAGAAAGCCTCGGGTCAGCTGTACAGAAGGTTTGGGATACAGGGACCTCCCATCCCCATCTCCCATTCTAGCTGTGCTCATAGCTCTCCTGAAGGCTTGGCAGGTCTGGGCATCCTCAAGAACTTCCTGGAGGCTGGGGGTTGTGGTTGTATTCTGGAAGCAGCAGCTCCACCTGCCACCTGTGGGCTCTCAGCCACCTCTGGCTTTGGATGGGGAACAAGATTTGGATCTGGCACAGAAAACCCACCACTCATTGCTGAGGCTGTGCCCCTGcccttctcttcctgccttttGGCAGGTGATGTGAACAGTGTGGGGTGATGACAGCATGGTTCCTTGATGCTCTTCCTTCATATGAGTAGTGGGGTGCTTCTCCCCAGACGTGTCTGCTTTGTTCCCAGACTTACCTTGTGGCTGCTGATATCTTATTGGCTCTTTTTTCCTATGGCAGGTTACGAAAACTACAATTACTATGGAGCCCAGAATACCAGCGTCACCACAGGAGCGTCCTACAGCTATGGCCCAGCCTCTTGGGAGACCACCAAGGCCAGCGATagcctgggagctgggggcccTGCCGTCCACATGGCTTCTTATGGCCCAGAACCATGCACCGACAATTCTGACTCTCTCATTGCCAAGATCAACCAGCGTTTGGACATGATGTccaaggaaggaggcaggggcgGGAGCAGCGGCGGTGGGGAGGGCATGCAGGACCGGGAGAGGTGATTATGGATCCGAACCCTTCCCTGGGGATcttctcacagacacacacataccccagCTTTGTGCAGGTGGCAGTGGGCACCCCCTCTTCCAGGGAGGGCTTTTCCCCAACTCCCTCCTGAGTGCAGAGTAGTTGAGTCGGGCAGTTATTGGGGCAGTCATTGTGATAGGACTAGTTGGAGTCCGGAGTGATTGGGCTTAAGGTATGACTGTTGGCTAAACTAGCTAGTGTGTTAGGCTCCTTATTTCTGCTTCAGGTACCTGTAGACTCTCATTTTTGTGGTCAAGGGCTCTGTGTACCTCATCAACAATGTTCAGGGgggttatttttctgttttgccttCGGACTATTTAGGAGGGCTGTGTGGCAGTGTGGAGTGCTGTTCTGAATGTTGGGAAGCCAGCTTTGCAGGAGGCTTGGGCTTGTGCCTAGAGTGTAGTGACGGTTCTGCTTCCTTTGCAGCTCCTTCCGCTTCCAGTCGTACGAGTCCTATGACTCCAGGTCTTGCCTCCCGGAGCACCATCCCTATCGTCCCAGCTATAGCTACGATTATGACTTTGACCCCATGCCTGACCGAAATGGTGGCTTTAGCAGTCAGTATGGCGACTGCCGGGACCCAGCCCGTGAGCGGGGCTCCCTTGATGGCTTCAtgcggggccggggccagggccagggccagggccgcTTCCAGGACCGGAGCAACCCCAGCACCTTCATGCGCAGCGACCCTTTCATGCCGCCCTCGGCCTCTTCGGAGCCCCTGTCTGCTCCCTGGCCAGAGCTGAACTATGTgggtgggcggggcctcggcggccCCTCCCCAAGCAGGCCACCTCCTTCCCTGTTCTCCCAGTCCATGGCCCCCGACTTCGGTGTGATGGGCATGCAGGGGGCCGGCGGTTATGACAACTCGGTACCCTATGGATGTGGCCGGTCACAGACGCGGATGAGGGATCGGGTAAGCCCTCTGGAAGTTGTAATCTGCCTTCTTTGCCAACAGCGCTATGGAGACAAATTTGTATCCCGTACGATTTGCCCATTGTTAAGTGCACAGTTCGGGTTTTAGTAAAAACGTACAGAATTGCgtagccatcaccaccatctaattTTACGACATTGCCGTCAACCAGGAAAGATGCAAACCGCTGTCACTAGCAGTACTTCCCAGTCCTGGTCCTCTCCTCTGTACTTGGCAAGTGCCAGTCTGCTTTCTTCTTTGGAGAGCTTCCTCTCCCAGACCTTCCTTACGAATGTAATCATATAACacatggccttttgtgtcttgaCTTCTTCCATTGGGCCTGaaagtaggggtgggggtggggctcgaCTCTATCATCTTTGTTTCCTGAAAAGATCTTTTCTGCCTCTGATCTCTGATCTTACAACTTCTCTGTTCTCCGTTTTTCTGGGGTATCTTAATGGTCCGGGTAAGCGGTACATCGGATGTGCTTGTGTCTGTAGCCCAGGCGGAGAGGGTTTGACCGCTGCGGCCCAGACGGCATGGGCAGGAAACGGAAGCAGTTGCAGATCTACGATGAGCCAGATGCCAAATTGGCCCGGGCTGACAGCGAAGGAGATTTTTCCGAAAACGGTAGGCCCTGGGTGGTTTCGTAAAATGAGTCTGTTTCGTGCTTGGTGCTCTGCCTACCCATGTGTACAGTGGACAGGTGTTGAACTCAAGGGTGGCACGTGTCCTCCACGCTCCTGCAGCCCCCACTGCAGTCAGGACAAGCACGGTCACCCTGGATGGCAAGCTGGGGAGGGTGAAACGGAGTGGGCCAATCTCCAAGGGGCTGACTTTCCCTCTTCTTTGTGTCTGGTAGATGATGGAGCTGCTGACTTCCGGTCAGGAGATGAAGAATTCAGGGGTGTAAGTCCATCTTCGCTGGTCACCCTCCTTTGTTTCTGTAGCGTGGGATTTTTCCTTTGCGTTAGCCTTTCTTCTAAAGAGGCAGCAACAGCGTCTATGGTAGACTTGACCACTTTATGATTGTATTTAATAGCCTGACTTGCAGCTAGGATTCTAAGAGTTTTGTACTAGTAACAATCCTTCTCTTCTCAAGGAAAttcccatccctctccccagctGCTCTCACGTCCTCAGTGATGGGTGTGGGCCACACGTGTGGTGAGTGCCGTGTGCCGTGTGGGCTCAGGCTGAAGACTCAGGTACTGCCAGCCTTGTGCTGGTGCTGAGCTGCCTCCTTGTCGCTCAGCCCTTAATACCAGGTGCAGGAGAAAGGCATATAAGGCCCTCTGAGCCATGACTGCACAAGCACCTAGGTGGTAAGCCCTTGCTGCCCCTGTAAGTTCTGACCTGTGTCTGGGATACGGCCTGGAGACCTGGGTGTATGAAGGCTTCGACCAAGTACTTCTGATGGTCAGCTCTGGGGTGGGCAGGATACAGTGAATTTCCAGCTGTTATCAGCGAGTCTCATTTACTCTCTGTTGAGCTTGCTTTGATCTTGATTCTGGGAATCTGTCTCTGCTGGTGACCTATTTTAACCTTGAGCCCAATGCCTAAGAAACAGGACTGTGTTTCGATTTTCAGttgtattgttttttaatctacACCTGGTTTGTTACCACCATCAATAAATACGAACAGATGGCCAGGAACTTGATAAAGCCCCTTTTCGGTAAAGAGTGCTGGAACTGGCATCCCACCAGTCAGAGTCTCTTGACATAGAGCGGACGAATGGGCCATCGGTGCTCCCACTGCAGAACTGTGCAGGTGCGCGTTTGTTTGCCAGGGTGGTTCTTTGGCTGTAGAAATAACTGGAAAAGGGCCAGTGACTTTAATAAAAAAGCACATTGGTCATTACAGAATCTCAGAAGGCAACCAAGAGCGGTGACAGGACACACAGCCTCTTCCACCGCCCTGGGACTTGTCCTGACATATTATGACCAGGTGGTGGCAGGGTGCTGGGTCAGTTGTGGAGGGTTCTGGAAACTCTACCTCATAGCCCGACTTTGTGTGTGCCCTTTTTCAGGAGGATGAATTCTTCGACCCCGGGAGGCAGAGAGGTAGGCATCACTCGGTGTCTCTTTGAGCTTGCTTTCCTGTGTGCCCTGCTCCCAGCCGGGCTGGCCTTCTGAGCAAACCTGGGGCCTGGATGGAGGGACTGGTGGCTCAGGGCAGAAGAGGGGCTGTGGCCACTGGCTGGGCCTTGGCCATGGTGCCCACCCTGAGGCTTAGAGCAACACTTGCTGGAAACAGGTCTGTTTGCCTCACTTGAGGCAGGCTGTGGAGAGGGAAAACTCATTCCTGAGTATCTGCAACAGCTTGCAGTGGTAGGGAAGGGAGAGTCTCAGAAATgcaagaaagaacagaagaggcATACTCTAGCCCATCTTCTCTGTTACTTACTGGCCAGTGCAGGTCCCTGTACTGTCTTTTCCTGGGCTTCTTTTCACACTTTCCTCAGTTGCCAGCCCAGGGTTGTGCCCTCAGCCTCTGTGGTGGGGATGCTGACAGCAGCAGCGCTCTCTGCTGTGTGGGACAGAGTTCAGACACATGCCCGGGTTGGGAGCTggttgtggggaggggaggccagtcAGGTACACCCAAGCCCAGGATCCTCCAGAGACCATCACTGCTCAGCAGGGTTCACCAGTGCCCTTATAGGGGACCCAAGAGCCCTAAGTAAGCGGCAAGAGCAGAGCAAAGTTAAACCTTGTTGGGGGGAACATAGAGAAGCAGCCTGAGACAGCGTGGCCTTGAACTTACCCACaagccatttgtttcttttcctgtttccatGGGTCTGCCCATAGCTGGTTTTCCCCAAGAATCACACGCTGGCTCCTTTGTGGCTCGGCTCCCATAAACTTGCAGGCCCCTGGCTTAGATACTCCTTCTCCTGTGTGTTTAGGCTGAGCCAACCCACCGAGGCCCTCTCACCTCATTTACTAAAGCAGTTATGCCTGTAGCTTGGGACCACGCAGAGCATTTAGCAGCTCGTGCAGCAGGGCAAATGCTAAAGCAAAGGTGACATGTTTATTGCGCACAGGTCCTGCTGCCTACCCGGGATGACTTTGCTATTAAACAGCAGTAATAGTTTCAGGCAGTGACCTCTTGCCAAAAACCCCACACGCCCTTTTGAGAGGCTTCTGAGCAGCGCACGCCGGTCGCCATCTTCGTGGGACAGTCTCGTGACTGGCATCAGGGGTAGGGGTTACAGTTCAGATGCTTATCCAACCTTTCCTCAGTGTCTGGCCCTGGCCCTGAGCCGCcatggcctggcctggcctcacGCTGGGACGCTGGGCTGCACAGCTCTCGGAGGAGCTCCTGCGCTGGCCCTGGGGACGACGGAGGACCAGTTGGTCTCTTCCCACTTTTGTTTCTAGGACTGCTTCCCTCATAGCCCTGGGAAAGCCCTAGATGGACGGTTTTTGTGAGTGGAAGATAGTTTGGGCCAGCAAGGACTGTCAGACCTGCTGAGGCCCTAGTTCAGAGGAGGCTGACGGAACTGTCGTCATGGTCCACCTAGAGGTGGGACGGAGGGCGGTAGAGTGGCTTGCTTTATTTTCTGAGGCCTTCCAGCTGCTGCCTCTTTTATCTGGGAAgaaatgcttctctctctccttaagtGACTTTGGGAGAAGACCCAGTGGTAGGGCACTGGATTGGAAAAGCAGGATAGGGAAGGACAGGCAGGTGGGCCACGGTGTGAGTGGGATGGGCGGGCCAGCTCCCTGGCCATCCCAGTTGTATCAGGCCATGGGGAGGGGGTAAGGTGACTCCCTGGGAACTCCCAAGGATTCGGCATCAGAGGCccatccctgtggggagccttggACAGACCGTTGGTGCCGGTGCCTCAGGCTGTCCTGGCCCTGCCGTGTGTGGTGGCAGCAGGTACAGGGTGTGGTGGCCGAGCTGTGGCCGCCATTGAGGCCCTGCTGCTCAGCTCCTCTGCAGGGTCCTCAGGGCATCTCGAAGGAACTTCTCTGTTGCAGGAGAGAAAGACGATGAGGATGATGAagtaaagaagagaagagaaaagcaaaggaggAGAGACCGAATGCGAGACCGAGCGGCTGACAGGTGAGGAGGCCGGCGAGGTGGGAGCTTGGCTGGAAGCTGAGCGTTGTCCCGGTTCTCCTGAGCTCATCCACCTTAACCTGACAGTGCAGGGGCAGCCAGTTTGATTG
This window of the Canis lupus dingo isolate Sandy chromosome 20, ASM325472v2, whole genome shotgun sequence genome carries:
- the AKAP8 gene encoding A-kinase anchor protein 8 isoform X1; this translates as MEQGYGGYGAWSAGPTNTQGAYGTGVASWQGYENYNYYGAQNTSVTTGASYSYGPASWETTKASDSLGAGGPAVHMASYGPEPCTDNSDSLIAKINQRLDMMSKEGGRGGSSGGGEGMQDRESSFRFQSYESYDSRSCLPEHHPYRPSYSYDYDFDPMPDRNGGFSSQYGDCRDPARERGSLDGFMRGRGQGQGQGRFQDRSNPSTFMRSDPFMPPSASSEPLSAPWPELNYVGGRGLGGPSPSRPPPSLFSQSMAPDFGVMGMQGAGGYDNSVPYGCGRSQTRMRDRPRRRGFDRCGPDGMGRKRKQLQIYDEPDAKLARADSEGDFSENDDGAADFRSGDEEFRGEDEFFDPGRQRGEKDDEDDEVKKRREKQRRRDRMRDRAADRIQFACSVCKFRSFEDEEIQKHLQSKFHKETLRFISTKLPDKTVEFLQEYIVNRNKKIEKRRQELMEKESTKPKPDPFKGIGQEHFFKKIEAAHCLACDMLIPAQHQLLQRHLHSVDHNHNRRLAAEQFKKTSLHVAKSVLNNRHIVKMLEKYLKGEDPFTSEAVDPEIEGDDTLGGEKEETPEEVAAEVLAEVITAAVRVVDGEGAPAPEGSDTPPEGQGPVDTAEATHSPHSEQLVEVETPCGAAPEKGDANAEAGGETTEAAGEEQEVVAETDGAVDGTVRGAAPAPPVTETKAEQTEAEPKDVTPTE
- the AKAP8 gene encoding A-kinase anchor protein 8 isoform X2; translation: MASYGPEPCTDNSDSLIAKINQRLDMMSKEGGRGGSSGGGEGMQDRESSFRFQSYESYDSRSCLPEHHPYRPSYSYDYDFDPMPDRNGGFSSQYGDCRDPARERGSLDGFMRGRGQGQGQGRFQDRSNPSTFMRSDPFMPPSASSEPLSAPWPELNYVGGRGLGGPSPSRPPPSLFSQSMAPDFGVMGMQGAGGYDNSVPYGCGRSQTRMRDRPRRRGFDRCGPDGMGRKRKQLQIYDEPDAKLARADSEGDFSENDDGAADFRSGDEEFRGEDEFFDPGRQRGEKDDEDDEVKKRREKQRRRDRMRDRAADRIQFACSVCKFRSFEDEEIQKHLQSKFHKETLRFISTKLPDKTVEFLQEYIVNRNKKIEKRRQELMEKESTKPKPDPFKGIGQEHFFKKIEAAHCLACDMLIPAQHQLLQRHLHSVDHNHNRRLAAEQFKKTSLHVAKSVLNNRHIVKMLEKYLKGEDPFTSEAVDPEIEGDDTLGGEKEETPEEVAAEVLAEVITAAVRVVDGEGAPAPEGSDTPPEGQGPVDTAEATHSPHSEQLVEVETPCGAAPEKGDANAEAGGETTEAAGEEQEVVAETDGAVDGTVRGAAPAPPVTETKAEQTEAEPKDVTPTE